Proteins co-encoded in one Euwallacea similis isolate ESF13 chromosome 34, ESF131.1, whole genome shotgun sequence genomic window:
- the LOC136418299 gene encoding tigger transposable element-derived protein 4-like, producing MTSKLQLLDQGIIQNVKCHYRRRILRKTIKCLEENKTINITLMDCVDEVNSAWNTDVRPETISNCFKKAGFGQYSEWENEDEIPLIFISERLKERREEEIQLQMEYEAWKNLKGKEGVTFNDYVNVDDDIVTSEFPTNEDIIEFCRSESEPPDNKDDNDSDVENTLEDNLPQPPSNTLVANSISVLRSFLKTNEHTTNSLYNGLNNIEAFFENQIKKPYRQSQITEFFKLT from the coding sequence AtgacatcaaaattgcaacTCCTTGATCAAGGTATCATACAAAATGTGAAGTGTCATTATCGACgcagaattttgagaaaaacaatcaaatgttTGGAAgagaataaaacaattaatataaCATTAATGGACTGCGTTGATGAGGTGAACAGTGCTTGGAATACCGATGTCAGGCCCGAGaccatttcaaattgtttcaaaaaagcGGGATTTGGTCAATACTCCGAGTGGGAAAATGAAGATGAAATTCCTTTGATTTTCATTAGTGAACGATTGAAAGAAAGAAGAGAAGAAGAAATTCAGTTGCAAATGGAATATGAAGCTTGGAAAAATCTTAAAGGTAAAGAAGGTGTTACCTTTAATGATTATGTCAACGTCGACGATGATATTGTTACTTCGGAGTTTCCCACAAATGAAGACATTATCGAGTTCTGCAGATCCGAATCTGAACCGCCTGACAATAAAGATGACAACGACAGTGATGTAGAGAACACTTTAGAAGATAATCTGCCGCAACCACCCTCAAACACGTTGGTTGCAAATTCGATAAGTGTTTTGCGttcgtttttaaaaactaacgAACATACAACAAACTCGTTGTATAACGGTTTGAATAACATTGAagctttttttgaaaatcaaattaagaAACCTTATCGTCAGTCACaaataactgaattttttaaattaacataa